In Pectobacterium actinidiae, the DNA window TTGCATAATGAGGGCGGTGATCATGCCCTGATGGAGGTAGAAACACCAATAGGGCAGATAACGTGTCATCGCGCTGTCTGTCATGGTTTGTCGCGATCCAGCAGTGTTATCGCCAGCGCCTGTGCTTCAAGTGGGGTGGCGACAACATAGTAGGCGTACGGCGCCTGCCCGGATTGCGCCCAGTTGTCCGCCCACTGGATGTATTTTTCCCTTGTGACCTCGTCATTTTCGATACGAATGGCACCCGCACAGTATTGCTGTTGCAGGCCGATGTTATCGCGCGTCCACTGAAGGTAAGCGTTCATAAAAACGGGGGAGCGATGGGGCAGGTCGGCACCCGTCATGCAAAGTACAAAGCGTTCCTGTCTGGCATACAGTTGATGGATTTGCGCCATATAGGCGGCGGATTCAGTATCGGACACCTGTTCTGGCATATGTAAGAACACCACTGGCCAGGCCTGCGTATCAAGAAAAGTGGGTTGTGTTGCGATGAAATCGGACATGGCGGTTTCTCCTACTCATAATGGAGAAAATGATAATCATTCGCTGTTGCGACGCTACCCGAATCCAGTCTATTTGTATCCGTATCGGGATGAACGGTGGCGTTGGCTATCGACTACACGTTCAGACGCTTGAAAGCGGAAGGCGTCACGCCGAACTGCTTTTGGAAGGCGGCGCTAAAGTGGCTGGCATTGGCGTAGCCCAGATCGGTGGCGACCACCATAACGGGTGCACCCGTGACAAACAGCCGACGCCGCGCTTCGTGCATGCGTTCGGCCTGAAATAACCCATAGATACTGTTATTGAAGAGCTGGCGGAATCCGCGTTTCAGCTTGAGCACGCTTAACCCCGTTTCTCTGGACAGCATGGCGATGGTCGGGGCTTGTGACAGATCTGCCAGCAGCAGATCTTTTGCTCTCAACAGTTTCTGACGATCGGCCAGGCTTATCGCATCTTGCTGTGAAACCGTATCGGCATGCCCGGCGACGGCGAGGCTGACCAGAATCATGCTTTGCCCCAGCAGCCATAGCGGCGCATGGCAGTTTTCACCGGCCTGCTGTGGATGCGTCAGGCTGGACAGCGCGTGGCTTAATACTTGCGCGGTTGCTCGCATTTCGGCATTGCAGTCGCAGTGAGTACAGAGCCGACCAGAATCCAGTTGCTGTTGCAGGTTACCGGTGAGATCCGGTACCCAGCCAGCCAGTAGCTCAGGGCTCAGCGACACGGTGACGCTTTCAAACTGTCCTCTATAGGAGGATGTGCCCTGACAGTCAGGGGTATAGCTAATACAGCCCGATCCTTGCTTCAGCACGTGCTCTCGTCCCCGTTCGCCTTTCAGTAAAAATTGCGAATCTCCCTGCAACGAACAGGAAAAATTGATGCGTCCCCAGTCGTCGTGCAAATGCATGGTCGTCGGCTGCTGGAACTGCCCGCGCCACACCAGAATATCCAGCCCTTCCTGAAGCGTAGCGCGCAGCAGGCTACAGTTCGCACCGGTATCCGGCCGTATGACGTGCCGTTCCTCGATCAAATTTGAAAGGGTGACTTCAGGCTGGTGGGCGGATTTCAGTGGGGAGGCATTCAATGGGTAGACTCCTGACGATACGAGTTGCGGTCATCGGACGATCGTCGCAACGCGGTTGATAGCGATAACCCGTACCGATTCGGGTAGAAATCGGCTCGAATCGGGTAGATACGCAATTGAGAATAGTTATTATTCCTGACTTTATTGCCGTCGTCGAGTTGATTTGCTTGTCTTGCAGATAAGCGACTGTGCGGGAAGGAGAAAAGAGAAAACTATGCCACATTCCGCTGTTGAGGGCGGTTCATCCGCTGCCACGTCGCCGTCTACGCCACAGAATCGCGCCTGGCACATTATGCACCCCGTACGCGGGCAGATTCGCCTGGCGATGGGGTTGTCGGGGCTATCGGTTCTCGCTGGTATCGCATTTCTGCTCTTTCTGGCGTGGAGTATCCAATCGCTAATCGTGCAGCCTGCGTCGTGGCCGTTGCTGACGATGAGCGGCGCTGTGCTGTGCCTGTGCGCCAGCTATTTGCTGCGTCTACTGGCCTTTAATCAGTCTCACTACGCTGCGTTTCGGCTGGAGAATCAGATTCGCAGTGCGTTGGCGGAACAGCTGGCGCGGATCCCGCTGGGTGAGGTGCAGCGTCTTGGCACTGGCTCGCTGGCGAAGATCCTTCAGGATGATGTAAAAGCGCTCCACCTGTTTGTGGCAGACAGTACGCCACTCTATGCTCGCGCGGTTGTGGCACCGCTATGTACGGGCGCATTGCTGTTCTGGCTGGACTGGCGTTTTGCACTGGCGGCTTTGTTGGTACTGGTCATCGGAGCCCTGGTGCTGATGCTGGCGATGCGTAATGCGAGTGAGATGAACCAGCGCTATAACCAGGCGCGGGAAGACGTCAGTACCGCCGTGATCGAGTTTGTGCAGGCGATGCCGGTAGTGCGCACCTTCGATACAGGTGCCTCAACGTTTGGGCGCTACCAGCAGGCGCTGGAAAACTATCTGGACGTGCTTACGCGGTGGTATCAGCAGGCGGGGTTCTCGGCGCGCTTCTCCTTCGCGGTGCTAAACCCGCTTCCTACGCTGCTGGTGCTGTGCTGGGTGGCATACGGTTTCACTCACGCTGGCGAGCTTGATTTCAGCCAGTGGGTAGCCGTGCTACTGCTCGGTAATGGCATGGCGGAGGCCGTCATGCCGATGATGGCGCTGAATCACATGGTGGCGAAAACCCGTTTGAGTATCAGCCGGATTCAGGACGTGCTGGCGTTGTCGCCGTTACCGGAAGCTGAAAGTGATGCCTTGCCCGCTGACGCTAGCGTCAGCGTTGAGCAGGTCAGTTTCCGTTACGATCGGCACGCGAGCGACTGGGTGTTGGAGGACGTCAGTTTTCAGGTGCCGGCAGGGTCGGTCACGGCGCTGGTGGGGGCATCTGGCGCGGGGAAAACGACCATGGCTCGGCTTATTCCCCGCTTTTGGGACGTAACGGCCGGGCGTATTTTGATTGGCGGTGTCGACATCCGACAGATGAAAACCGCCACGCTCATGCAGCAGGTGTCGTTTGTTTTTCAGGAGTCATTCCTGTTTGCGGACACCATCGCTAATAACATTCGGCTCGGTTTACCTGAAAAAAATAGGGAAGAGGTGGTTGCCGCAGCGACGGCGGCGCAGGCACACGATTTTATTATGGCGCTACCGCAGGGCTACGACACGTTGGCCGGTGAGCGCGGCCAGTTCCTTTCTGGCGGGCAGCGTCAGCGCATCGCTATTGCGCGGGCGTTGTTGCATAACCGACCGATTTTGGTGCTGGATGAACCAACGGCCTTTGCCGACCCGGAAAACGAGGCGGCGCTGCTGGCGGCTCTTGGCGTCTTGATGCAGGGTAAAACGGTCATCATGGTGGCGCATCGTCTGTCGACGATCCGCGATGCTGACCAGATCGTGGTCTTCGATCGTGGACAACTGAGCGAGTCTGGCCGTCATGACGCGCTGCTGGCGGCACAAGGTCGCTATAGCGAACTGTGGCGACACTATGAGCAGGCGCAGAATTGGGCGCTAGGCAGCGCATCACCGAGTAACGAACCGTCAGGAGATCGCGCGTGATAAACAAAGGCCATTCCGCCATTACGACGCAGCTATCTGCGTGGTGGCACACGTATCGTCAGTTGCAGCGGGTGACGGGTTCACAAGCTCATGTATTCCATCGGTGCTGCCTGAGTTTGCTGGCAGCGGCTATGACTCAGGGGCTGGCGCTGGCGTGCCTGTTTCCGTTGCTGTCGGCGTTCACGGGTGCAGTGGCTGCCCGTGAGATAGTGATATGGCTGGTGCTTATGACGTTTCTGAGCCTGCTGACGCTGGTGCTGCGCTGGTATGGACAAGGGTTTGAATATCGCGGGCAGCTTGCGGCGGCGACCCATGAATTGCGTATGCGTCTTGGGGAACAGCTGCGGAGTATGCCGCTGACTACGCTTCAGTCCGCGCGGGCGGGGGACATTAACGCGCTGCTGCTGGGCAGCGTGGATGAGAACCTGAACTATATGTTAGCGATAGTCAACCAACTGCTGCTGGCTATCGTAACGCCTGTTGTGATCGCGCTCGTCATGCTGCTGGTGGAGTGGCGATTAGGTGTGAGTCTGCTGCTGATCTTTCCCGCTATCGCGCTGCTTTATCGCTGGAGGCGGCCAGCATTTGCACGCACGATGCAGGCGCTGGCGGAGGCGAATCAGCAAACCAGCGCCGATATTGTGGAATATGTACAGGGGCTTGCGGTCCTGAGAACCAGCTGTCAGCAGGCTGAACGTACGTCGGCACTGCGTCAGCGTTTTCAGCATCTACAGCAGATACAAACGTCGGCTCACCGCAGCGGTGCGAAACCCGGTACAGTGGTCGCCAGCGTCGTGGAGTTGGGGCTTCAGGGCGTGCTGATTTTGGGTATCAGCGGCGTTGTTGTGGGGGCGTGGGATATCGCCATCGTTGCCGCGATGATGGTGATTGTGGTGCGCTTCTCTGAGCCACTGGCAACGTTTGTCAGCTATACAGCCGTGCTGGCGCTGATTGATACGGCGCTGCGTCGCATTGACGATCTGCTGGCGATTGAACCGCTTCCAGTACACCCACCTGCCGAGACGCCGACGACGTATGCGATTACGTTCGAGCAGGTGAGTTTTCGCTATGCCGATGAGGCTGAAGCGGTGCTTGATGAGGTGGATATCGCGCTGCCGGAGAAGGGGATGACGGCGCTGGTCGGGCCGTCTGGCTCGGGGAAAACGACGATAACGCGACTGCTGATGCGCCATACGGATCCGCAACAGGGGCGCGCGTGTATCGGCGGCGTGGATATTCGCTGCATTCCAACGCGTGAATTGAATCGGCTGATTTCCGTGGTGTTTCAGGATGTCTATTTATTTGATGATTCGGTGTTGGCGAACATTCGGATGGCGCGGCCGGATGCCAGCGATGCAGAGGTCGAGCAGGCTGCGGACGCCGCCCAGTGTCTGGAATTTATTCAACGGTTGCCGCAGGGATGGCAAACGCGGCTGGGCGATATCGGCGGCCGATTATCCGGCGGCGAACGGCAGCGTATTTCGATTGCGCGAGCATTATTGAAGGACGCGCCGATTGTGATTCTGGACGAACCGACAGCGGCATTGGATACCGAAAGCGAACTAGCCGTACAGCGGGCGATTGACAGGCTGGTTCAGGACAAGACGGTCATTGTCATCGCGCATCGGCTATCGACAATTGTGGGCGCACATCGAATTCTGGTTGTGGAGAATGGCGTTATATCCCAGCAGGGAACACATAACGAATTACTATGTGCCGAAGGCCGCTATCGTGCGCTGTGGAAGGCACAGCAGTCTATCTCACGAAAGTGAAATAGACGTGATTAGGATTATAAAGGCTCAGGCTTGATGAGCTGTAATTCTACGCCCAGTCTGATGGCATGTTTGGCATTCAGCACGCCGAGTTTTTTTACCACATTACCAATATGGAATTTCACGGTGCTGATTTTGATATCCAGAATCAACGCAATTTCCGGGTAGGTTTTTCCCATGCTTGCCCAGTAAAGAATTTCGTTTTCGCGCTGGGAGAAAATCTCTTTGTCACTCTGTTTTTTGCTCTGAGGGCTTTGCGTCATCTCTTTGTAAAGCGTGGTGATTTTCTCATGAACCGCAATGAGCAACATTTGCAGTTTGTCTTTATTTTCCTCAACAATATTTTCCATATCCGTTGGCGCGTGTTCTTCAAACATAATCGATAACGCCGCCAGATTATTATTATTGTCATGCAAGACAAAGGTGCAGCCATTAACAATATCGTACTCTTTTGAAAGATTAAAAATCTTGGAGAACTTCAGCTTAGAGTTAATAACGATGTTGTCTTCCCAGGAGAACGGCGAGACTTTATTTATCGCTGTCAAAATAACCGGATCGATATGCTGATAGTTATTTTCTTTATAGGTATTAACCCATTCCTGCGGGTAATTTGAGATGATCACAACCTGAGACGGGTTCTTCTTGTTCATGATCATGTAGGCGTATTTCAGGTCGCCATATTGTTTTAATTTTCGGCCGAGATAGCTTTTTATCGTGTTATTGATAATTTCATTGTCAGAGCAAAATACAGACATGTAACGGCCTCAATAAAAAGCGAGAAAGTACCCATGATATAGATGACGTCATAAAAGTATAGTGCTTACCTATACCTAAGTCTAACTACTGTTACTCCATGATATCACTTATAATTTTTTCATGAACAGGACAATTTATAAAAAAATTTAAGAAAGTAAATTTTAAAAAAATTGTTACAAATTGATTTGCCAACCCAGGGAACTACCCATAATTTTGTTCCTGTTCTGTCTACTGAATTTAGGGTGTGTGGTACCAAACCACACGCCCTAAAAGCAGTTCTCCCGTCATTCGGAGCTGGATAGTAGATAATCCGTTTTCACTTATCAACTCCCGCCGTCCTTTGCCGTTCATCGTCATGCTTTTCTCGTCCTTCTCCCGTGCAATGTTGCTTTGTGTAAAGAGGCGGCAGCGAGGCTAATGTTTTGATAATATTGCTATATCGAATCCTATTTTGCTCGTCAGCATCGGCTGGCAGGAGTGGTGATGAAAGTCCGAACTAAGGCGCGTCGTGAGGCCATCGTTAAAACGGCGGCGCAGCTTTTTCAGGAAATGGGTTATGAACGTGCCACCATGAATGAGCTGGCGAAGCGGGTCGGCGGTTCCAAGGCGACGCTGTATGGCTATTTTTCAACCAAAGATGAACTGTTTACGGCGGTCGTTCGTGAACATGCGACGATGCATCTGTCCGAAGCAACGGCGGGGCTGATGACGAACACGCTGGCCGCCGAAACGCTGGATGTGCAGTTGACGCGCTTCGGCGAACGCATTCTGTTCGTGTTGACCAACGATAGCAGCGCGATGGCGATTTATCGGATGGTGGTAGCAGAGGCCGGACATTCCGATATTGGCTCGCTGTTTTATGAATCAGGCCCGAAAGATAACGTCGATAAGCTTTCTGAACTGATGGCAGCGGCGATGGCACGACAGGAACTAAAACCGGGGAATCCGCGTTTGAGAGCCGTTCAATTTTTATCACTGCTGACGGCAGAAATCGACGATCGCATATTCCACCGCCATTTGCAGCCGATAAGCCTCGAACGTATTCGTGAGATGGTCGATAATGCTGTCAGTATGTTTATGGCCGGAGCGGGGGCGTAAGGCAGGTGCCTTGGCGATCCGGCATCCAGCGGGTCGCCGTTGTGGCGATCTGCTCAGCCAACCGCGTGATGATCTGCTGCTGAGCGTGCAGCATAGCGGTATCACCGCCCGCTGCCTGTTCGGCAAGCTGGCTGCGGCAAAGTAATCGTGCGCGATCATTTTCTTCCCCGATGGCGCTTAGGCTCCAGTCGGCGTCAAACGTCACCGATTGTCCGGGCCAGCTATCAAATCGCCGAACCTGAAGGTGAATTCTGACCACCGGCGTTTTTGCCGAACGCACCAAGCCTGAAACATCCTGCGTATTGAGACGCTGCGTCAGATCGGCGGAAAGCGCGGTGCGGATTTCTTCGCTCAGAGGGCTGAGCCAACGGTCGTTCTCGAGCACGACGGCACCGCTATCACCCTGTCGAATAACACGCTGCGACGTATCGATTTGTGCCGGTACACCAACGGGCAGCACATCAATGAAAAAAGGTGCTGCGTGCGTCGTGTTTGCCATTGGTGATAGGGTCGCAACGGGTGAGGCGGGCGTCAGCAGCGTGTGGTAACGCACCGAAGGTGACGAGCAGGCGTTCAACAACGTAATGGCAACAAGCTGACAGAAGAGTACGACTGGCTTCATCTTGAAGATCCTTTTTGGGAAAGGGGATCGTGGTTAACTGCCGACGACGAGTCGCTTGGCCGTCCTTGCAGCAGCGATTCCGGGTGACGGTCAATCTGCTCGACCAGGCTGCGCAGGGCGCGTAGCGTGCGCTGCATTTCCTGTAGTGACTGCGTGATACCCAGTTGCAGCGGCGAATCCTCTTCCAGAACATCCTGTGCGCGGCGTGTGGCCTGCTGCATGTGTTTCATCAATCGATTGGCCTCCGGCAATGTCTGTCCGTTGACCTGTCGCAGCGCTTTATTGGCTTCTATCAGCGTGGTGTTCACGTTGCGACCGATAGCGTCCAGCGGCAGGTTATCGATCTTGCCGATGATGCTCGCCATCTGCGTTTGTAATCGGTCAAATCCCCCGTCGACGGTGGGCAGCACTAACGGGCGGGCGTTGAGATCAAACGCTGCCTTCGCCGCCTCGGGCACAAAATCGAGTGAGATATAGAGCTGTCCGGTCAGCAAATTGCTTGGCGCAACCTGGGCTCGCAGACCGTGTTCAACCAGATCGCGTGTAAACTCGGCCGTTTGCTGTTCGAGCGACGTCGCCTGCTTAGGCAGCTTATCCAGCACGTTGCCGAGCCGGTTAGGAAACACGTCAATGCTGACGACCGTCGGAAAGCGGTAGCCCGTTTTACTGTAGTCCAGCTCAATAGCAGTGACATGGCCGATTTTGACGCTGGAGAATTCCACGGGCGCACCGATCTCCAGGCTATGCAACGAACGGTCAAAGCGGAGCTTGAAGGTGATGGGCGGACCATCTGGCGGTGATAGGGCTGATTCCCGATCGCTCGCCAGTTTGTAGGTGGTCAGCGGTTCCGGTCGGGCAATCGTGTT includes these proteins:
- a CDS encoding helix-turn-helix transcriptional regulator, with the translated sequence MNASPLKSAHQPEVTLSNLIEERHVIRPDTGANCSLLRATLQEGLDILVWRGQFQQPTTMHLHDDWGRINFSCSLQGDSQFLLKGERGREHVLKQGSGCISYTPDCQGTSSYRGQFESVTVSLSPELLAGWVPDLTGNLQQQLDSGRLCTHCDCNAEMRATAQVLSHALSSLTHPQQAGENCHAPLWLLGQSMILVSLAVAGHADTVSQQDAISLADRQKLLRAKDLLLADLSQAPTIAMLSRETGLSVLKLKRGFRQLFNNSIYGLFQAERMHEARRRLFVTGAPVMVVATDLGYANASHFSAAFQKQFGVTPSAFKRLNV
- a CDS encoding ABC transporter ATP-binding protein, which encodes MPHSAVEGGSSAATSPSTPQNRAWHIMHPVRGQIRLAMGLSGLSVLAGIAFLLFLAWSIQSLIVQPASWPLLTMSGAVLCLCASYLLRLLAFNQSHYAAFRLENQIRSALAEQLARIPLGEVQRLGTGSLAKILQDDVKALHLFVADSTPLYARAVVAPLCTGALLFWLDWRFALAALLVLVIGALVLMLAMRNASEMNQRYNQAREDVSTAVIEFVQAMPVVRTFDTGASTFGRYQQALENYLDVLTRWYQQAGFSARFSFAVLNPLPTLLVLCWVAYGFTHAGELDFSQWVAVLLLGNGMAEAVMPMMALNHMVAKTRLSISRIQDVLALSPLPEAESDALPADASVSVEQVSFRYDRHASDWVLEDVSFQVPAGSVTALVGASGAGKTTMARLIPRFWDVTAGRILIGGVDIRQMKTATLMQQVSFVFQESFLFADTIANNIRLGLPEKNREEVVAAATAAQAHDFIMALPQGYDTLAGERGQFLSGGQRQRIAIARALLHNRPILVLDEPTAFADPENEAALLAALGVLMQGKTVIMVAHRLSTIRDADQIVVFDRGQLSESGRHDALLAAQGRYSELWRHYEQAQNWALGSASPSNEPSGDRA
- a CDS encoding ABC transporter ATP-binding protein — encoded protein: MNKGHSAITTQLSAWWHTYRQLQRVTGSQAHVFHRCCLSLLAAAMTQGLALACLFPLLSAFTGAVAAREIVIWLVLMTFLSLLTLVLRWYGQGFEYRGQLAAATHELRMRLGEQLRSMPLTTLQSARAGDINALLLGSVDENLNYMLAIVNQLLLAIVTPVVIALVMLLVEWRLGVSLLLIFPAIALLYRWRRPAFARTMQALAEANQQTSADIVEYVQGLAVLRTSCQQAERTSALRQRFQHLQQIQTSAHRSGAKPGTVVASVVELGLQGVLILGISGVVVGAWDIAIVAAMMVIVVRFSEPLATFVSYTAVLALIDTALRRIDDLLAIEPLPVHPPAETPTTYAITFEQVSFRYADEAEAVLDEVDIALPEKGMTALVGPSGSGKTTITRLLMRHTDPQQGRACIGGVDIRCIPTRELNRLISVVFQDVYLFDDSVLANIRMARPDASDAEVEQAADAAQCLEFIQRLPQGWQTRLGDIGGRLSGGERQRISIARALLKDAPIVILDEPTAALDTESELAVQRAIDRLVQDKTVIVIAHRLSTIVGAHRILVVENGVISQQGTHNELLCAEGRYRALWKAQQSISRK
- a CDS encoding LuxR family transcriptional regulator, which gives rise to MSVFCSDNEIINNTIKSYLGRKLKQYGDLKYAYMIMNKKNPSQVVIISNYPQEWVNTYKENNYQHIDPVILTAINKVSPFSWEDNIVINSKLKFSKIFNLSKEYDIVNGCTFVLHDNNNNLAALSIMFEEHAPTDMENIVEENKDKLQMLLIAVHEKITTLYKEMTQSPQSKKQSDKEIFSQRENEILYWASMGKTYPEIALILDIKISTVKFHIGNVVKKLGVLNAKHAIRLGVELQLIKPEPL
- a CDS encoding TetR/AcrR family transcriptional regulator, encoding MKVRTKARREAIVKTAAQLFQEMGYERATMNELAKRVGGSKATLYGYFSTKDELFTAVVREHATMHLSEATAGLMTNTLAAETLDVQLTRFGERILFVLTNDSSAMAIYRMVVAEAGHSDIGSLFYESGPKDNVDKLSELMAAAMARQELKPGNPRLRAVQFLSLLTAEIDDRIFHRHLQPISLERIREMVDNAVSMFMAGAGA
- a CDS encoding PqiC family protein, whose translation is MKPVVLFCQLVAITLLNACSSPSVRYHTLLTPASPVATLSPMANTTHAAPFFIDVLPVGVPAQIDTSQRVIRQGDSGAVVLENDRWLSPLSEEIRTALSADLTQRLNTQDVSGLVRSAKTPVVRIHLQVRRFDSWPGQSVTFDADWSLSAIGEENDRARLLCRSQLAEQAAGGDTAMLHAQQQIITRLAEQIATTATRWMPDRQGTCLTPPLRP
- a CDS encoding intermembrane transport protein PqiB; translation: MIHEQPGDPVIIRQRWRISLIWLVPALAMLTGLAMLIHTWSDTGPEIVISFQSASGIEAGRTVVKYKDVAVGSVKDISLSQDSQQVLVTVQLNKNAENLAHTDSRFWVVRPRVAINGVTGIDTLLSGAYIGADKGESTQEETHFIGLESPPAVINGMPGSRFVIQADDLGSLDSGSPVYYRRIPVGRVASYQLNRDGHSVQLQVFIDAPYDRFVTPNTRFWNASGVDLSVDANGFRLKTQTLAAVMTGGIAFSTPDLDNTIARPEPLTTYKLASDRESALSPPDGPPITFKLRFDRSLHSLEIGAPVEFSSVKIGHVTAIELDYSKTGYRFPTVVSIDVFPNRLGNVLDKLPKQATSLEQQTAEFTRDLVEHGLRAQVAPSNLLTGQLYISLDFVPEAAKAAFDLNARPLVLPTVDGGFDRLQTQMASIIGKIDNLPLDAIGRNVNTTLIEANKALRQVNGQTLPEANRLMKHMQQATRRAQDVLEEDSPLQLGITQSLQEMQRTLRALRSLVEQIDRHPESLLQGRPSDSSSAVNHDPLSQKGSSR